The genomic stretch CAATCTTCTCATCACGGTCCGCCAGGAGGCGAGACAAAGGAAAGACTGGAGCACGGCCGACCGCATTCGCGACGGACTTAAGGAACTCGGTATCCTCCTGGAGGATACACCGGAGGGGGTACGCTGGAAGAAAGCATAATTGCGGAGCGCATAAATTTTGCGGGGTGCGAATTTTTTAAGGGGAGGGGTCTTTTATGGGAGCTGTCCGGGCAAAGGTTATACTGCTGGGGCATACGCCCAACCCAGAATTGATCGTTGCTACCGCAGGGCGGCGTTGTTACTCGCCCCTTGGAACGGAGGCCCTTATAGAAAAAGTGCGGGACGGCGATCCGGCATCCTTTATCGCCAAATTAGTGCAGATGGGACACGTGACACCTATCGAACACGCCACCTTTACCTTCGCCGTCGAAGGTGTCTCGCGCAGCCTGCTTGCCCAGATTACCCGGCACCGGATCGCCAGCTTTTCGGTGCAGTCCCAGCGGTACGTGGGCGAAGAAGCCCGGAAGAATGCCGACGGGGTCTTTGACTATGTGGTTCCGCCCACCATTGCCGCGCTCGGCGAGGAGGCCGTCCGGGAGTTTGACCGGCAGATGCGGGAAATTCAGCGTTTTTACGATTATTGGGTAGAGAAATTAGGCGGGGGCCGGGAGACTTTTGAAGATGCGCGCTTCGTCCTGCCCAACGCGGCGGCCACTAAGTTTGTGGTTACGATGAACGCGCGTGAACTATGGCACTTTTTTACGCTCCGGATGTGCAACCGGGCCCAGTGGGAGATAAGAGAACTCGCCGAGCAGATGCTCTACCTGGTGAAGCGGGTAGCCCCGACGCTTTTCACGAACGCCGGCCCGGCCTGTGTGCGCGGGCCTTGCCCCGAAGGAAAGATGAGCTGCGGGCGTAGCGAAGAGATGCGCACCAAGTACGGGCGGAGGGTAGAGGATTGACCGAAATTCTTTACGGCCGGCATCCGGTGCGAGAAGCCCTCAGGACCGGCAGGCCGCTCAACAAGATTTTAGTAGCGCGAGGCCTCGGCGGTGCAGCCGTCCAGGAAATCCGCAACCTGGCCCTCACCCGGGGTGTACCCGTCCAGACAGTCGACAGACAAGCGCTCGACCGGCTCGCCGGCGGCGGCGTGCACCAGGGCTTTCTGGCCTTCGCCGCGCCTAAAGAATACGTAACTCTCGACGATATCTTAGAGAAAGCAAACGCACCGCCTCTCTTACTGGTGCTGGACCATATCACCGATCCCCGCAACCTGGGGGCAATCTTGAGAACGGCGGCTGCAGCAGGAGTCGACGGCGTGGTCATTCCGACCAGGCGGGCAGCCGGGATAACGGGAGAAGCAGCAAAAGCGGCCGCGGGAGCCATCGAGCACCTCCCCGTAGCCCGGGTGACCAACATTAGCCGGACGCTTCGCCATTTGAAAGAGCTGGGCTTCTGGATTGTAGGGGCAGACCCTGAGGCGTCGCAACTCCTTTGGGAAGCCGCACTCACCGGCCCCATCGCGATAGTCATCGGCGGCGAAGATACCGGGCTTAGCCGCGTGGTGCAGAAAGAATGCGACTGCTTAGTGCGAATCCCGATGACGGAGAGAACAGCGTCGCTCAATGCTTCGGTAGCAGCAGCACTTTTTCTCTACGAAGTGGTCCGCCAGCGGCGGCAGGCCGATGCGTGAGCTAACCATTGTCGACGGCTATAATCTAATCTTTACCCAGGGCCTCGACAGGGAGGTTACCGACCTCGCTCACGCCCGGGAACGCCTGGTAAATCTGTTAGGCCAGTATGCGGCACTAACCGGAACGGAGATCATCCTTGTTTTCGATGCCTACCGGGTCAAGGGTGGCAGGGAAAACGCCACCCGCCAGGACGGTATCACGGTGATTTTTACCGCCGCGGGAGAAACGGCGGATACGGTAATCGAGCGCCTTTCAGCGCACCTGATAAACCGCTACACAGTTTCGGTGGTAACGGCCGACTGGCCGGAACAACGGATGGTGATTGGCCATGGGGCGCTGCGGATACCACCCCGCGCCTTCTACCAGCAGGTTGCGGAAGTCATCAAGCGCCACCAGGAAAGCATCCCGACAGTTCCCCGGCCTGCAGAAAGCTACCTCGAAGAAAGGCTTACTGAAGAGATTAGGAACGCTCTCGAAAACTGGCGACGGAGCAAAGATTAGAACGAAGAGGGAAGTGATTTTTGCCTTGACGCGGTATGCGTCAGTTAGTTATAATTTCAAAAGTAATATTTCTCGGACAACCTTCCAAAGTGGGGGCGATAGGTTGAGCCTCAACGGGTTGAGCCGGCAAGCCTGCGCGGTCTTTGATGCCATGCAGGACGAGGAAATCGTGGCATACGCGAGGGACGGCGACATTGAGGCCCAGGAATTCTTGATTAACAAGTACAAGAATTTTGTACGGGCGAAAGCACGCTCCTACTTCCTCATCGGTGCCGACCGCGAAGACATCATCCAAGAAGGAATGATCGGACTCTACAAGGCCATCCGGGACTTTCGGCTGGATAAGCTATCTTCCTTTCGGGCTTTCGCGGAGCTGTGCATTACCAGACAGATTATCACCGCCATCAAAACGGCAACCAGACAAAAGCATATTCCACTCAATTCTTATGTCTCGCTTAATAAGCCCATTTACGACGAAGATTCGGACCGGACGTTGCTCGACGTCGTGTCCGGCGCGGGGCTTACCGATCCGGAGGAGTTGGTAATTAGCCGCGAGGAGTTCGACCATATTGAAGAAAAGATCGGTGAACTGCTCAGCGTTTTAGAGCGAAAGGTTCTCGTCTCCTACCTGAACGGCAAGTCTTACCAGGAAATCGCCGGGGACCTAAACCGCCACGTAAAATCGGTCGATAACGCCCTGCAACGCGTCAAGCGAAAGTTGGAGCGTTACCTCGAAAAACGGGAAAATTAAAATAGGGGCCTCGGCCCCTTAAGTTTTCTCTGGGTGTTGATACCGTAACGTCCCAATCCCACCACGGTCTCCTTGACGCCGGCGCGGGCGTACTTTATAATGGTTTCGCGATCGGTTTTATAACGCTGGGGTAGCTCAAACGGCAGAGCAGCTGACTTGTAATCAGCAGGTTGTGGGTTCAAGTCCCATCCCCAGCTCCAGGAAAAGACACCGGAGGCTGCACCTACAAACCAAAATTTTGCTAAGCAACTTAGGTTTGAAAAGATTTACGTTTTGTGCTATAATGATTTTTGTGACGCCGCGGGGTGGAGCAGCAGGTAGCTCGTCGGGCTCATAACCCGAAGGTCGTAGGTTCAAATCCTACCCCCGCAACCAATAAATGCCCATATAGCTCAGGAGGCAGAGCGCATCCTTGGTAAGGATGAGGTCGCCGGTTCGACCCCGGCTATGGGCTCCAGAGGCGGCGTAGCTCAGTTGGTCAGAGCATGCGGTTCATACCCGCAGTGTCCGGGGTTCGAGTCCCTGCGCCGCCACCAAAACGGAGATTTAAAAGCCTGGACGCACGTTCAGGTTTTTTCTTATGGCTTAGCAGGAATTTCTTTGCTCAAAGCGAATTATCAACCTTTGGTTTAACCCGTTACTGTTTACCCTATCAGCAAGGAGGAAAGTAAGGAGGCACAGAGATTCATGGCCAAGCAGAAATTTGTCCGGACGAAACCGCACGTTAACATCGGCACGATCGGTCACGTGGACCACGGGAAGACGACCCTGACGGCAGCGATCACTTTAGTGCTTTCCAAGCAGGGAATGGCTGCCTACAAGAAGTACGACGAAATCGATAACGCGCCGGAAGAGAAGGCGCGGGGTATCACCATCAACACCGCCCACGTCGAGTACGAGACCGAAAAGCGCCACTACGCGCACGTTGACTGCCCCGGTCACGCTGACTACATCAAGAACATGATCACCGGCGCGGCCCAGATGGACGGGGCGATCCTGGTTGTTTCCGCTGCCGACGGGCCGATGCCCCAGACGCGGGAGCACATTCTGTTGGCGCGGCAGGTTAACGTGCCCTACATCGTCGTCTACATGAACAAGACCGACATGGTTGACGATCCGGAGCTTTTGGAGCTCGTCGAGATGGAAGTGCGCGAGCTGCTCTCGAATTACGACTTCCCGGGCGACGAGATTCCGGTCATCATGGGCTCGGCGCTCAAGGCGCTTGAGTGCGGCTGCGCCTCGCGGGAGTGTCCGTACTGCGGCTCTATCTGGAAGCTGATGGACGCCGTGGACGAATACATCCCGACGCCCGAGCGGGACGTTGACAAGCCGTTCCTGATGCCGATTGAGGACGTCTTCACCATCACCGGGCGCGGCACGGTGGGCACCGGACGTATCGAGCGCGGGCGCATCCGGCCGGGCGACGAAGTGGAGATCGTAGGTTTCTCCGATAAGCCGCGCAAGACGGTAGTAACCAGCGTCGAGATGTTCCGGAAGACGCTCGACGAAGGCGTTGCGGGCGACAACGTTGGGTGCCTCCTGCGCGGCGTGGACCGGGATGAGCTCGAGCGCGGTATGGTGTTGGCGAAGCCCGGCACGATCAAGCCGCATACCAAGTTTTCGGCGGAGGTCTACGTGCTGACGAAGGAGGAGGGCGGGCGCCACACGCCTTTCTTTAACGGCTACCGGCCGCAGTTCTACTTCCGGACGACGGACGTCACCGGGGTCATCAAGCTGCCCGAGGGGGTGGAGATGGTAATGCCCGGAGACAACATTAAGATGGACATCGAGCTCATCACGCCAATCGCGATCGAGGAGGGTCTCCGCTTCGCCATCCGCGAAGGCGGCCGCACGGTCGGCGCCGGTGTGGTGACCGGGGTCAAGGAGTAAGATTACCAAATTCCAGCGCCGCAAGAAACGCTTCAGGGGTTGCGCCGGCGCAAGTTTGTTGCTATAATGAATATTGGTTTTCGCAGTAGAGAAAACCTTGCAGGTAGCCGTTCCGCGATAGCTCAACGGTAGAGCATCCGGCTGTTAACCGGAGGGTTGCAGGTTCGAATCCTGCTCGCGGAGCCAATAAAGAAAAGAGAACCCGCGGAAAGGCGACTTTCGCGGGTTTTTTATTCTTGTGGGGCATGGTTCCTGATCCGTGCGGCGCTACCGGTACCGCTCCTGCAAAAGCTGGTTCCAGTAACGCTTCAGCCCTTCTTTGATGAGTCGCGCCCGCGCCTCGCCGATACCCTCCACGTCATCGAGTTCCTCGAGCGAAGCCTGCAGAATGCGGCTGAAATTACCAAAAGTGCGGACGATGTTTTCGATCACCGGCAGCGGGAGACGCGGCAGGCGGCTTAGGATCCGGTAGCCGCGCGGCGAAACCCCCTGCTCCAGGATCCCTCCCCCGCCGGAATAGCCCAAAACACGGGCGATGAGCGAAAGGTCGAGAAGGTCCTCTGAAGGCCAGCTGCCAATGATATCAAGAATATCCCGCGGCGTCTTCTCCTCAACGACCATATAGTCCTGAATTACCAGAAGACCCTCATTCTCGATGTTGTTTACCAGTTCCTCGACCTGCATCACGATCAGGCGGCTCTCCTCACCTAGTTCCGCGATGTAGTGTTCGATCTCCTTCACTACCCGCAAGGTCATCTCGGTGCGCTGGATAGCCTTTGTTACCTCAAAGAGGGTTACAGCATCCTCGAACTCCAGGACCGTAAGGCTGACCATGGCCTGGTTGAGCACCGCGCGGTACTTCTCCAGCGTTTGAACGGCCTGGTTTGCTTTGGCCAGGACCACCTCAAGGTCCCGCAACATGTATTTCGTGGAACCCTTGTAAACTGTAATCACGTTGCGGCGCTGCGAAATCGAAATCACCAGGGCTCCCGTCTGCTTGGCGACCCGTTCCGCCGTACGGTGCCGGATACCCGTTTCGGTGGAGGGAATACTGAGGTCGGGAATGAGCTGGGTGTTGGCCGCTATGATCTTTTTGGCGTCCTCGCTCAGGATAATGGCTCCGTCCATCTTAGCCAACTCGTAGAGCCGGGCCGGAGAAAACTCGGCGTTGACCACAAACCCCCCTTCCGCGATTTCCCGCACCTTTTCATTGTCCCCGACTACGATGAGGGCCCCGTTTTTCGAACGGAGGATGTACTCCAGCCCTTCACGTAACGGCGTTCCGGGTGCTACCTGGCGTAAGATCCGCAGCAACTGCCTCTCCATTTTTCTTTCTAGAATTCCTCCTGAGTTTTGAACTACCCGCCTAATACCGCTTCTATCGCCGCGGCGAGAGTGCTTACTTCCTCGGTTTCGAGGTAATTCCCGGGTCCCTGCCCGGCAGCGATGACGGCACGCCCGAAACCAAGCTTGGCCGCCTCCCGCAAGCGCAGATCCAGAGCGTTTACCGACCGGACCTCACCCGTCAGGCCCACCTCGCCGACAACGACCGTTCCGGGTGAAACCGGCGCCTCACGGTAACTCGAAGCCACTGCAACCGCAACCGCCAGGTCGGCCGCCGGCTCCAGGATCTTCACCCCGCCCACCGCATTGATGTATATGTCGCAGCCCCCGAGTTTCAGCCCCACCTTTTTATCAAGAACGGCAATAAGCAGGGCGGCCCGGTTCGCGTCAAACCCCGCCGCCATCCGGCGCGGCACCCCGTAAGGGTTGGGGCAAACCAGGGCCTGAACCTCCACCAGTAACGGCCGCGTCCCCTGGAGAACCGGAACCACCACCGAACCCACTTTTGCCTCTTCCCTTTTCCCTAGGAACATCAGCGAAGGGTTCGGAACCTCTACCATGCCTTCTGCCGTCATCTCAAAAACGCCAATTTCGTTCGTGGCGCCAAAGCGGTTCTTTACCCCCCGCAGGATGCGATAGTTATAATGCCGGTCCCCTTCGAGATAAAGGACCACATCGACGAGGTGCTCCAGGAGGCGGGGGCCGGCCAGAAAGCCTTCCTTGGTAACGTGGCCGATGAGGAAAACCGGTAGCTCGCGGGTTTTCGCCAGCTGCTGAAATTCTGCCGCACACTCCCGCACCTGCGCAACGCTTCCGGGAACCGCTTCAACCCGCGGCGAAACCATCGTCTGGATCGAATCCACAATGAGGGCCCGGGGCTTAACCTGGTCGACATATTGGCCAATCGCTTCCAGGTCCGTTTCTGCCGCTACATAAACCTGTTCCCGACCCGCGCCCAAGCGCCTCGCCCGCAAAGAAACCTGCCGGACCGACTCCTCCCCCGTCACGTAAAGGACCGGCCCTTCCTCGCCAAGGGAGCGGGCAACCTGAAGGAGAAGCGTGGACTTGCCGATGCCGGGATCGCCGCCAATCAGGATGAGCGAACCGGGAACAATCCCACCGCCAAGCACCCGGTCAAACTCGCCAATGCCTACCGGCAGGCGGACTTCTTCCTCCACGACTTGCCCCAGTGTTTGTAGGGATGCGGCCGTCCGCCTCTCCCGGCAGGTCGAGGACCCTTTAACAACGACAAACGAGTCCCAGCTGCCGCATGCAGGGCACCGGCCAAGCCAGCGAGGCGACTGGTAACCGCAAGCATCGCAGCGAAATCCGGACTTATTCACGAGTTAGCAGGCACAGCTTTCCTTTAGCATGGACTTTTAATTTAAGTTTATCTCAATTTTCGGCACAAAAAAAGCCCCGCGTTAGCGGGACTTTTTGAAAAACCCATTTCAATTTAAGCCACCTTACGAACGACGACGGTATCATTTTCGGCATCGACTACGATCTTATCCCCTTTAGCGAAAGTGCCTTTCAAAAGTTCTTCTGAAAGCCGGTCCTCGACGAGCCGCTGGATGGTGCGGCGCAGCGGTCGGGCGCCAAACTTCTCGTCAATACCCTGCTTCGCCAGCAGGTCTTTCAAGCCGTCCCCGAACTCCACCGTGACGTTCTGCTCCTGGAGCCGCTTGCCGACGTCCTTGAGCATCAGGTCGATAATCGCCCGGACGTGCTCTTCGGTCAGCGGATGGAAGACGATGATTTCGTCGATCCGGTTAAGGAACTCGGGCCGGAAGGTCCGCTGGAGCTCACCCATAACCTTTTCCTTCATCGCCTCGTACGCCGCCTTTTGGTCATCCGTGGCCCGGAAACCGAGCGCCCCTTCCTTCTTCAGCAACCTGACGCCGACGTTCGAGGTCATGATGATCACCGTGTTTTTGAAATCGACGGTGCGCCCCTTGGCATCGGTGAGCCGCCCGTCTTCCATCACCTGCAAAAGAATGTTGAAGACGTCCGGGTGCGCCTTCTCAATTTCGTCCAGTAGCACCACGGTGTACGGCCGCCGTCTTACCGCCTCGGTAAGCTGTCCTCCCTCTTCGTAGCCCACATATCCTGGTGGCGCGCCTACCAGCCGCGAAACCGTATGGCGCTCCATGTACTCGGACATGTCGATACGGACCATCGCGTCCTCATCGCCGAAAAGGGCTTCGGCCAATGCCTTAGCAAGCTCAGTCTTACCGACACCTGTAGGCCCGAGAAAGATGAAACTGCCGATGGGCCGCCGCGGGTCCTTTAATCCCGCCCGCGCCCGGCGGATGGCCCGCGCTACGGCGCTTACAGCCTCATCCTGGCCAACCACCCGCTGGTGCAGGACCTCCTCGAGCTTCAAAAGCCGCTCAGTTTCCTCAACCTTAAGCTGTTTTACCGGAATGCCTGTCCAGCTCGCGACTATTTCCGCAATATCCTCCTCGGTTACCTCCAGCTTACCTTCCCCCTGTTTTTGCCGCCAGGCCTCACGCGCAGCCTCAATTTCGCTCCGCAGCCGCGCCTCCTGGTCCCGGAGCTGGGCAGCCTTTTCAAACTCCTGAGCGGTTACCGCCGCCTCTTTCTCCTTGCGAAGTTCCTCAAGCCGCTGCTCCATCTCCTTTACGTCCGGTGGGGGGGTGAACGCCCGGAGTCTTACCCGGGAAGCTGCTTCGTCGATCAGGTCAATCGCCTTATCCGGCAGGAAACGGTCGGTAATGTACCGGTCCGAAAGCTTAGCCGCCGCCTCGATAGCCGCGTCTGTGATCCTTACCTTATGGTGCGCCTCATACCGGTCGCGCAGGCCTTTCAAAATGGCAATCGTCTCTTCAACCGTAGGCTCACCCACCATCACCGGCTGGAAGCGGCGCTCTAACGCCGGGTCCCGCTCGACATGCTTCCGGTACTCGTCAAGGGTCGTCGCACCGATACATTGCATCTCACCCCGCGCCAGGGCAGGCTTCAAGATATTCGCCGCATCGATGGCCCCCTCGGCAGCACCAGCCCCAATGATCGTGTGCAGCTCGTCGATGAAGAGGATGATGTTCCCCGCACCCCTGATCTCGTCGAGAATTTTCTTCAGGCGATCCTCGAATTCGCCCCGGTACTTTGTACCGGCCACCACGGAAGCCAGGTCCAGCGCTACGACCCGCTTATCGAGCAGTACCTCAGGCACCTTGCCCGCCGCAATCCGCTGGGCCAGACCCTCAACAATAGCCGTTTTCCCTACACCGGGGTCGCCGATAAGCACCGGGTTGTTTTTCGTCCGCCGGCTCAGGATCTGGATCACCCGCTCGATCTCCTGTTCGCGCCCGACGACGGGATCAAGCCTGTCCTCCCGCGCCAACCTTGTCAAATCCCGCCCGAACTGGTCAAGCACCGGGGTTTTCGAGGGCCCCTTCTCAGTTCCGGGCCCGGTACCGGCAGCCACACCCGCACCGAGTACCTCCATCACTGCCGCCCGGAGACGGTCGAGCTCCACACCGAGCGCCGCCAGCGCCCGCGCCGCAACTCCTTCGCCTTCCCTTACCAAGCCAAGGAGCAGGTGCTCCGTACCGATGTAGTTGTGACCAAGCTGCCGCGCCTCATCAATAGCCAGCTCTATAACGCGCTTGGCCCGCGGGGTCAGGCTCACTTCCTGCACGAGAGGACCCTGAACTCGCTCCACCAGCTGCTCAACCTGAGCCCGGATCGCCTCTGCACTGATACCCATTTCCTTCAGCACCCGCGCCGCGACGCCCTCCCCTTCGCGCACCAGCCCAAGCAGGATGTGCTCGGTGCCTACGAAAGGATAGTTCATCAAGCGCGCCTCCTCCTGCGCCAGCAGAAGGACCTTTTGTGCCCGTTGCGTAAATCTACCGAACATTTGCATCCCTCCCATACTAAAATGATTGCCTCAGTTTTTGCCTGGTAAACTACCTACGCTGCTCGCGCAGCCGCTCGCGCACCAGCCGCGCGCGCAGGACATCACGCTCGTAAGGTTTTAGTTCCCTGCCGGCCATCTTCATCAGAAAAGCCGGCTGCGTTAGCACCATCAACTCCGCGATAAGGGCGTACGAAATCCCTTTGAGCATCCCTAACGCCACACCAAGACGCAGGTTGGAAAGGTGCTTCATCGTTTCCTCAGAACTGATAATCTGAGCGTACCGAAGAATCCCGTAGGACCGGAAAACTCTATCCTCGAGAAGTTCCCGCTCCTTCTGGTAAAGCCCCTTCCGCGCTTCGCGCTCTTGGTTTACCAACCGGCGTACCAGGGCCTTGAGATTACCGATCAACTCCTCCTCCCGTCGCCCAAGCGTGATCTGGTTGGAAACCTGGAAAAGGTCCCCCGCAGCCCGCGTCCCTTCGCCATAAAGACCGCGTACTGTGAGCCCTAGCTTGTTAAGCCCCGAAACCACCTCTTCGATCATTTTGGTGGCCACCAGCCCTGGCAGATGCAGCATCACGGAAGCCCGCAGCCCCGTGCCCACGTTGGTCGGGCAGGCTGTAAGGTAACCGAAATCCTCGCTAAAGGCGTAGTCGAGCGTAGCCTCGAGGGCATCGTCTGCCCGGGTGGCCAGTTCCCAGCAGTCGTCGAGCGCAAGCCCCGGGAGGAGACACTGGATGCGTAGGTGGTCCTCTTCGTTAACCATGATGCTGAGCACTTCGTCCGGCCGCAGGGCCACCGCCTTCGCCGCTGCGTCTCCCTTAAGAAAATCAGGGCTTACCAGGTGCTTCGCCACCAAAACCTGCCTTTCCGTCGGCGTCAGCTCGGCAAGGCAGGTGACGTCCAGTTGTCCGAGCCTAGCCACCGTTTCCGGCCGGTCCACGGCGAGGCGCACCGCGTGGACGACCTCCTCCGCCTGCTCCCGGCTCATCCGGTGGGGAAAGGGATAGGCGGCGAGGTTACGGGCGAGCCTTACCCGGCTCGAAACCACCACGTCCGCGTCCGCCCCGCCTTCTTCCATCCAGCGGCTGTGCGGGTTTGTCAGCGTTTCTCTGATGCCCATTCATTTCCCCCCTCCCAGGCTCTTTTCCAGTTCCCGGATGCGGTCACGAAGCTTGGCCGCCTTCTCGAACTCTTCCTTCCGCACGGCCATTTCGAGTTCCCGGCGTAACCGGGCCAGTTCCTGTTTCACCCCGGAGATTTTTCCGCCCCGGGCCGGAACCTTACCTGTATGCTGCACTGTTCCGTGAATCCGGTGCAGCACCTGTTCGACCGTACCCCGAAATTCCGAATAACATTCAGCGCAACCTAAGATACCCCGCCGGAGGAAATCTTCCTCCTTAAGGCCACAGCGCGGGCACCGCCGGCCGGCTGCTACTGGGGCTTCTGGCTCCGGTTCAAAAAGCCCTCCTAAAAAATCCTGAAATACAAACTGCGGCATTCCCCCGAAGCCGGTTATCCCGGCTTCCCGCGCACATTCCTCGCAGAGGTGCATCTCCTGCTTCTTATTATTGGTAATCTCGGTGTAATGCACCGTTGCCGGCTTTTTGCCACACCGCTCGCAGAGCAACCCCGCCACCTCCTCCTATTTAAGTTCCGGGGCTTTACCCCGGCCCCTCAGTTTCCGCTCTGCCCCTCGCGCCCGAAGAGAGCGGTTAACATCACCCGCAGCAACACGGCGCGAATCCGGTTGCGCAGCGGTAGCACCACCTCCTTTAACCCGGTGGAAACGACTTCCCGCATGAGATTCGCCTCCCGCCCGCTGATCAGCCCCGCCGCCCGCAGTCGTTCGATCAGCGCCAGCGCCTGAATTTGCGACACCTCGTCCCCGCAAATCCTGAGCGTTTCGTAGACAAGCGCGTCAGGGCTGCCCGGCGGCAGCTTCGAAATCCGCAGGAAGCCTCCGCCGCCACGCCGACTCTCGACGTAAAAACCGTGCCAGATAGTAAAACGGGTGCTGAGCACATAGTTTATCTGCGCCGGCACACAGCCAAAACGGAGGGCCAGCGCGTTGCGGCGGACCTCCACCTGACCGGTGGGGCTTTCCGCCAGCAACTCCTTGATGTACCGCTCGATCTCGTCAGCAAGCCTTCCCATAACCACCAGAAATTGCGTATTAGTTTGACTTTAACTGACTTTAACTTTAAAGTACAAAAGACCTCTCCGGAATGCAACTCCCTTTAGAAGTGATTTTTGCCGGTATCAAGCTGATTTAAACTAAAAGGCAATACTTAGCACCCAGAACATGAGAATTTCACTCTACCTCACCCTATATCGTCACCGTAATTCTTAATCTACCTGGCACCCGGGAAGCTTTTCGGTACTAATCCTCAAGATGCGGTTAATGTAGCCGATGTACCAGAACAGACCGCTTTTCTTTAACCATTAATACCAACTGGCAGGTCCAACCTGCAGATCGTGAGGTTGAAATGCCGAAGCTAATCAAGCCGGAAAGAGCTATTGAGACGGTCCTGGGGGACCTTCTCTGGGAGAGACGTCTTCGGTTGCGTCGGGCCGTCCACCCTCACTACTACATGTACATGCGCGTAGGCCACCAGCCGTTAAGGCTCGGTTTCGACTTTCACTGGCGCGACGAATGGTGGGTCTGGGAAGGGCTCAAACTCAGAAACCGGTCCCCTGGAGATCCAAGGGTGGAAGAAGAATTCAGAAAAAGATACGCCCACTCCTTTAATGTCTGGCTCGGCACAAATACCTGGACCGTCAATCTTTCAGAAATTGCCGGTAACTGGACGTTCAAGAACTGGTTCGCCACGCAGGAAGAGCTGGAAGAAAGGCTGCACGCAGTTCGCCGGGTGCTTCTGTCATCCGGTCTGGCCGATCGCGAACAAACCACAGGCACCTCACCATACCCGGAGTTCCCGGGACCAGACGACCGGTGGCAGGGCCCCGGATACCAATCGCCCCACCCCCTATAAACCATTGGGAGAACACCGCCTGAGACGGGCAGCATCCGGCGGTGTTCGGCTGTGACGGTACGAAAGAGGGCTTGGCCTGAAGTAGAAAAGGAAAGGGTTCCCAAAAACCGGGAACCCTTGATTTATCTCTGGTGCGGGTGAAGGGACTTGAACCCCCACGGGGAAACCCCACCAGATCCTAAGTCTGGCGCGTCTGCCGTTCCGCCACACCCGCGCATTAGCCTTCTCACGCTTATTATAAGCCTCTCGGGGTTCCCCGTCAACGGACCCGCACCGGTCCGCGAGCCAGCGCATAACAGGGCTTCCAAGTTGCCTGCTGCAGGTGTAGCAGGTCGCCTTAAGACCCGATTTGCATTGCGAAAATGGTTTGTCCTTTAAGGCCGCCTTAAGATATAATCCTGAACAGGCACCGTCACAAAATACTTGCGGGTGGAGGAATAAAACCTTTGCGCACCTTTTATCTAACGGCTGCGTTGAGTCTTTTACTCGACCAGGTGGCGAAAATACTGGTAGTAAATTATCTTTTTCACCCGGTGGTATTGTTACCAGGTCTTGTAGTGCTGCGCCGCGTGCAAAATCCCGGTGCCGCATTTGGGCTTTTCGCGCAGCGCAACCTTTTCCTGATTTTGGTTGGTCTCCTCCTATCCTTTACCCTTCTTCTCGCGCACAACAGGCTCAGAGAAG from Thermodesulfitimonas autotrophica encodes the following:
- the thyX gene encoding FAD-dependent thymidylate synthase yields the protein MGAVRAKVILLGHTPNPELIVATAGRRCYSPLGTEALIEKVRDGDPASFIAKLVQMGHVTPIEHATFTFAVEGVSRSLLAQITRHRIASFSVQSQRYVGEEARKNADGVFDYVVPPTIAALGEEAVREFDRQMREIQRFYDYWVEKLGGGRETFEDARFVLPNAAATKFVVTMNARELWHFFTLRMCNRAQWEIRELAEQMLYLVKRVAPTLFTNAGPACVRGPCPEGKMSCGRSEEMRTKYGRRVED
- the rlmB gene encoding 23S rRNA (guanosine(2251)-2'-O)-methyltransferase RlmB, whose product is MTEILYGRHPVREALRTGRPLNKILVARGLGGAAVQEIRNLALTRGVPVQTVDRQALDRLAGGGVHQGFLAFAAPKEYVTLDDILEKANAPPLLLVLDHITDPRNLGAILRTAAAAGVDGVVIPTRRAAGITGEAAKAAAGAIEHLPVARVTNISRTLRHLKELGFWIVGADPEASQLLWEAALTGPIAIVIGGEDTGLSRVVQKECDCLVRIPMTERTASLNASVAAALFLYEVVRQRRQADA
- a CDS encoding NYN domain-containing protein, whose amino-acid sequence is MRELTIVDGYNLIFTQGLDREVTDLAHARERLVNLLGQYAALTGTEIILVFDAYRVKGGRENATRQDGITVIFTAAGETADTVIERLSAHLINRYTVSVVTADWPEQRMVIGHGALRIPPRAFYQQVAEVIKRHQESIPTVPRPAESYLEERLTEEIRNALENWRRSKD
- the sigH gene encoding RNA polymerase sporulation sigma factor SigH yields the protein MSLNGLSRQACAVFDAMQDEEIVAYARDGDIEAQEFLINKYKNFVRAKARSYFLIGADREDIIQEGMIGLYKAIRDFRLDKLSSFRAFAELCITRQIITAIKTATRQKHIPLNSYVSLNKPIYDEDSDRTLLDVVSGAGLTDPEELVISREEFDHIEEKIGELLSVLERKVLVSYLNGKSYQEIAGDLNRHVKSVDNALQRVKRKLERYLEKREN
- the tuf gene encoding elongation factor Tu; this encodes MAKQKFVRTKPHVNIGTIGHVDHGKTTLTAAITLVLSKQGMAAYKKYDEIDNAPEEKARGITINTAHVEYETEKRHYAHVDCPGHADYIKNMITGAAQMDGAILVVSAADGPMPQTREHILLARQVNVPYIVVYMNKTDMVDDPELLELVEMEVRELLSNYDFPGDEIPVIMGSALKALECGCASRECPYCGSIWKLMDAVDEYIPTPERDVDKPFLMPIEDVFTITGRGTVGTGRIERGRIRPGDEVEIVGFSDKPRKTVVTSVEMFRKTLDEGVAGDNVGCLLRGVDRDELERGMVLAKPGTIKPHTKFSAEVYVLTKEEGGRHTPFFNGYRPQFYFRTTDVTGVIKLPEGVEMVMPGDNIKMDIELITPIAIEEGLRFAIREGGRTVGAGVVTGVKE
- the disA gene encoding DNA integrity scanning diadenylate cyclase DisA, encoding MERQLLRILRQVAPGTPLREGLEYILRSKNGALIVVGDNEKVREIAEGGFVVNAEFSPARLYELAKMDGAIILSEDAKKIIAANTQLIPDLSIPSTETGIRHRTAERVAKQTGALVISISQRRNVITVYKGSTKYMLRDLEVVLAKANQAVQTLEKYRAVLNQAMVSLTVLEFEDAVTLFEVTKAIQRTEMTLRVVKEIEHYIAELGEESRLIVMQVEELVNNIENEGLLVIQDYMVVEEKTPRDILDIIGSWPSEDLLDLSLIARVLGYSGGGGILEQGVSPRGYRILSRLPRLPLPVIENIVRTFGNFSRILQASLEELDDVEGIGEARARLIKEGLKRYWNQLLQERYR